In Bythopirellula goksoeyrii, a single window of DNA contains:
- a CDS encoding CAP domain-containing protein, translating into MKPKTTKHRVIILPLPIWVVVNAVSLVWQLSRFIYKSFQSATATDPLPPLPNKTTHQTDPACAQMAWLLFAKLNYYRLTLGLPQVVWNEKLEQSSLYHNGRMIALGEFEHVLSDGVEVWDRITKFGYKYSACAENLAYWEDPRLTVIELAESIHQGWIDSPGHQRNLVGDYHEVGIGVVKQGHRYYATQNFGTPRTVFSGAMLSAG; encoded by the coding sequence ATGAAGCCTAAAACCACCAAGCACCGCGTTATCATCTTACCCTTGCCGATCTGGGTGGTGGTGAATGCTGTGAGTCTTGTCTGGCAGCTTTCAAGATTTATCTACAAGTCTTTCCAGTCGGCAACCGCTACCGACCCGTTACCGCCTCTCCCCAACAAGACAACTCATCAAACTGATCCTGCATGTGCCCAGATGGCGTGGCTGTTGTTTGCGAAGCTCAACTACTACCGCTTGACCCTTGGCTTGCCTCAAGTGGTTTGGAATGAAAAGCTCGAGCAGTCTTCGCTCTATCACAATGGGCGAATGATTGCTCTGGGAGAATTTGAACATGTGTTGAGCGACGGCGTGGAAGTTTGGGATCGCATCACAAAGTTTGGTTACAAGTACTCCGCATGTGCCGAGAACCTGGCGTACTGGGAAGATCCTCGGCTGACGGTTATCGAGCTTGCCGAAAGTATCCATCAGGGCTGGATCGACAGCCCGGGACATCAGCGAAACCTTGTCGGTGACTACCACGAGGTGGGAATCGGTGTTGTGAAACAGGGACATCGTTATTACGCAACCCAAAATTTTGGCACTCCCCGGACCGTTTTTTCTGGCGCCATGTTGTCAGCTGGCTGA
- a CDS encoding vWA domain-containing protein — protein sequence MINPFKTISNSLILRKPEQSSSTRALQSFAYPRNERIRPGEVHQVAIGWDNSPSTLVNSAQTEIASGSERLTSQVCDMPSLRRKIEFAIFGFGENTPTKCYCDFTLADAFKMPPLPTSYGTWIYELYIEMIDACINQMAKSSRDYDQDVRSAWLFFFSDFLLGDPSKHKQALEKKHEATEKAVNIFIMGAGDMVDEKVACELAQASRPPVWLKDVEDFTKFFDWLLRSLTRKGASMPGQQLRLENFGGSSLIAEG from the coding sequence ATGATAAACCCATTCAAAACGATTTCCAACTCGCTTATTCTTCGAAAGCCGGAACAATCATCTTCAACTCGGGCACTGCAATCTTTTGCGTATCCTCGAAATGAGAGAATACGACCGGGCGAGGTCCATCAAGTCGCAATCGGCTGGGATAATTCGCCATCGACACTCGTTAACTCGGCGCAAACCGAGATTGCCAGTGGATCTGAGAGGCTGACCTCCCAGGTCTGCGACATGCCGAGTCTGCGCCGAAAAATCGAGTTCGCCATCTTTGGCTTTGGAGAAAATACACCCACTAAGTGTTATTGCGACTTCACGCTTGCTGATGCTTTCAAAATGCCACCACTTCCAACGAGTTATGGAACGTGGATTTATGAGTTGTACATCGAGATGATCGATGCGTGCATCAACCAGATGGCGAAAAGCTCTCGTGATTATGATCAAGATGTACGAAGTGCCTGGCTATTCTTCTTTTCGGACTTTTTGCTCGGGGACCCCTCCAAGCACAAGCAGGCCCTCGAAAAAAAGCATGAAGCAACCGAAAAGGCAGTGAATATTTTCATCATGGGAGCCGGTGACATGGTGGACGAGAAGGTGGCTTGTGAATTGGCTCAAGCCTCACGTCCGCCAGTGTGGCTCAAAGACGTCGAGGACTTTACCAAGTTTTTTGATTGGCTACTCCGTTCCCTGACTAGAAAAGGGGCTTCCATGCCCGGGCAGCAATTGAGACTAGAAAATTTTGGGGGCAGTTCGCTCATAGCGGAGGGTTAA
- a CDS encoding DUF5131 family protein — MAEKSGIGWTHHTFNPWWGCEKVSEECRYCYIGAIMKRAGIKHPFAGPRRTKTWEIPLRWNRKAQDASIRRRVFTCSMSDFFHAEADAWRRDIWKLIRECEALDWLILTKRSERITECLPADWGMAGYSNVWLGVTCGHPQSYYRIADLLKIPARVKFISAEPLLGSLDLHHYLSGIDWVITGCEQAAKGTRRPMDLGWVRDINQQCLETNTAHYFKQYYDQERGTPLTNGLIDGVVCQNFPPPTIVEV; from the coding sequence ATGGCAGAAAAATCTGGAATCGGCTGGACGCACCATACTTTCAATCCCTGGTGGGGGTGTGAAAAAGTGAGTGAAGAATGCCGCTATTGCTACATCGGAGCAATCATGAAACGTGCCGGCATCAAGCATCCGTTTGCTGGCCCACGTCGCACCAAGACCTGGGAAATACCATTGCGGTGGAATCGCAAGGCACAGGATGCGTCGATTCGGCGACGGGTATTTACTTGCTCAATGTCGGATTTCTTTCATGCGGAAGCAGATGCGTGGCGACGAGACATCTGGAAACTCATCCGTGAGTGTGAGGCGCTTGATTGGTTGATCCTGACGAAGCGATCCGAACGAATAACGGAGTGCCTCCCTGCAGATTGGGGCATGGCCGGCTATTCGAATGTCTGGCTGGGAGTGACCTGTGGTCATCCCCAGTCCTACTATCGGATTGCTGATCTTCTCAAGATTCCTGCGAGAGTTAAGTTTATCTCCGCCGAGCCGCTACTGGGGTCATTGGATTTACATCACTACCTGTCTGGTATCGACTGGGTAATCACTGGCTGTGAGCAAGCAGCCAAAGGTACCCGACGCCCGATGGATCTTGGGTGGGTAAGAGATATCAATCAGCAGTGCCTTGAGACCAACACTGCTCACTACTTTAAACAATATTACGATCAGGAGAGGGGAACTCCTCTCACCAATGGACTGATTGACGGCGTGGTGTGCCAAAACTTTCCTCCCCCCACTATCGTTGAGGTGTAA
- a CDS encoding ATP-binding protein, which produces MGDVPVATAILDRFLQDAELIEITGRSYRLRGKSGHESKPAKPDHRCATNKSAHEAEK; this is translated from the coding sequence ATTGGCGATGTTCCGGTGGCCACGGCCATCCTGGACCGCTTCCTTCAAGATGCGGAGTTGATCGAGATCACCGGTCGTAGTTATCGCCTACGCGGCAAATCTGGTCACGAATCAAAACCTGCTAAACCCGATCACCGGTGCGCCACCAACAAATCAGCTCATGAAGCAGAGAAATAG
- a CDS encoding sigma-70 family RNA polymerase sigma factor — MNDQSFLSEIMSLGIAGTPAIDQVFKCWANPESTINTDSVLSLVKCLAIHREWPDCPSLFDEEIFSIQEGLLDVAATVKSLPLPKNVLTEIWQDLKVIFDAVAVVFKPYITPTVKNFRKGFLEIQDIGFECEGSRGIFIEDVEDMAATPPEGLDAVLSRATHGINSGRISIIGAISLLVPYGEWASLLLPCLLKHWGEKLDSIAADSVVLCLNYLTYCKHGGLGEFKYKKFVDEISVAFCEALDNSRLDFQEASKMASVEDVDPLVGLSDIHSRLQLVFWPHVHKLIEGIAIRFGKQFAEDFTVQCLNTYRFDGGEIMFFLSSIPPDTTPQMVLLFDRIASRLVVNSNFRPRPGFLLILADWFALHGSTFFKHIDKRLHRIYMGWPGLVSLLESEGELIDTDFGMVLLKQFVPANDNTDQPSEWIATLAALKSPQLYFNSLTILERKRLAGRLVNEVSKVVESRAMLSLGLLSELGPTSFFILKHVCEDNHSLLERLFGHSTRSDFSVQDAGILLLHGICSSHETLSDEDFLRFLYRDCGEFFETLYWKKEECLIKLGIIHECSRLQLADLIEESLLRLRADRKFNQKRLEQIGSWTDGQNLKKYLFGWIRNILKTQYDQLSGHVYLSPSQVPGLAPNVDLVDWAETIQAFRRAVASLSKRQQLILRMLVNESMTPNEIALYLGVDKSTVSRDRKIIATVLSEYQYAIEGMKYPEQYDSLIDAIIEVNFL; from the coding sequence TTGAACGATCAATCGTTTCTCTCAGAAATAATGTCCTTAGGAATTGCAGGGACACCGGCTATCGATCAAGTATTTAAATGTTGGGCAAATCCTGAAAGCACCATTAATACAGATTCAGTGCTGTCGTTAGTAAAATGCTTGGCTATTCATCGCGAATGGCCTGATTGTCCAAGTCTTTTCGATGAAGAGATTTTTTCCATTCAGGAAGGGTTACTTGATGTTGCAGCAACAGTGAAATCATTGCCACTCCCCAAAAATGTGCTCACAGAAATATGGCAAGATCTCAAAGTGATCTTCGATGCTGTAGCTGTAGTTTTCAAACCTTACATCACACCTACTGTAAAGAATTTCAGGAAGGGATTTCTAGAAATTCAGGATATAGGTTTCGAATGTGAAGGGTCAAGAGGGATTTTCATTGAAGATGTTGAGGACATGGCAGCAACTCCACCTGAAGGACTCGACGCCGTACTTAGCAGGGCAACCCATGGGATAAATTCTGGCAGAATCTCAATTATTGGTGCTATCTCGCTATTGGTGCCCTATGGTGAATGGGCCTCTCTATTGTTGCCGTGTTTGCTAAAGCATTGGGGAGAGAAGCTAGATAGTATTGCGGCGGATTCAGTAGTGCTTTGTCTAAATTATCTCACCTACTGCAAGCATGGTGGCCTTGGTGAATTCAAGTATAAGAAGTTTGTCGACGAAATATCTGTAGCATTCTGCGAGGCACTTGATAATAGCAGGCTAGATTTTCAAGAGGCTAGCAAGATGGCGTCAGTAGAGGATGTTGATCCTTTAGTAGGGTTAAGTGATATCCACAGCCGACTTCAACTAGTTTTCTGGCCGCATGTCCACAAATTAATTGAAGGTATAGCAATCCGATTTGGTAAACAGTTTGCTGAAGACTTTACGGTGCAGTGCCTTAACACCTATCGCTTTGACGGTGGAGAGATCATGTTTTTTCTATCGAGCATACCGCCTGACACAACACCACAGATGGTGCTGCTTTTCGACCGCATTGCTAGCCGTTTGGTTGTGAATTCTAACTTCCGACCACGTCCCGGGTTTCTGTTAATACTGGCTGATTGGTTCGCTTTACATGGGAGTACATTCTTTAAGCACATAGACAAACGACTTCATCGCATTTATATGGGCTGGCCTGGGCTGGTGTCTCTCCTAGAATCGGAAGGAGAATTAATAGACACAGATTTTGGAATGGTTTTGCTCAAGCAGTTCGTGCCCGCGAATGATAACACTGATCAACCAAGTGAATGGATAGCGACACTTGCCGCCTTAAAGTCTCCTCAACTCTATTTTAATAGCCTCACCATACTCGAGAGGAAGAGGCTTGCTGGAAGACTCGTAAACGAAGTAAGCAAGGTAGTGGAATCTAGGGCTATGCTTTCGCTTGGCTTACTAAGTGAACTCGGCCCAACGTCTTTTTTCATACTCAAACATGTCTGTGAAGATAATCATTCACTACTTGAACGACTATTCGGACATTCAACCCGAAGTGATTTCTCCGTCCAGGATGCTGGAATATTGTTGCTCCACGGAATTTGTTCTTCCCATGAAACACTGAGTGATGAAGATTTTTTGCGATTCTTATACAGGGACTGCGGCGAGTTTTTCGAGACCTTATATTGGAAGAAAGAAGAGTGCCTAATCAAATTAGGGATAATTCATGAATGCTCTCGTCTACAATTGGCGGATCTCATCGAGGAGTCCCTACTGCGTTTGCGCGCGGATCGCAAGTTCAATCAAAAGCGGCTTGAACAGATAGGATCTTGGACCGATGGCCAGAATCTGAAAAAGTATCTGTTTGGTTGGATAAGGAATATATTGAAAACTCAGTATGATCAATTAAGTGGGCATGTGTATTTGAGTCCATCCCAAGTGCCCGGTCTCGCTCCAAACGTGGATCTGGTTGATTGGGCAGAAACAATACAAGCTTTCCGTCGGGCAGTTGCATCGCTCTCCAAGAGACAGCAGTTGATCTTGAGAATGTTAGTGAATGAGTCGATGACACCAAATGAAATAGCTTTGTATTTGGGTGTTGATAAGAGCACCGTATCCAGAGATCGAAAAATAATTGCCACTGTCCTGTCAGAATATCAATATGCCATCGAAGGGATGAAGTACCCTGAGCAGTACGATTCTTTAATCGATGCCATAATTGAAGTAAACTTCCTTTAG
- a CDS encoding ArdC family protein codes for MKRDDAKKLSDEALEELAAQLAAGKSEELTKFLKTMSRFHNYSFGNCMLIARQMPTATRVAGFRAWQKLNRQVRKGEKGICILAPLVGKKKAEDGSSESEVFGFRAVHVFDVSQTDGKELPDIHKIEGDPGEKLSRLHTTAIGLGITLSYEEDLGGADGISQGGSIVLLSGLTAAAEFNTLAHELAHELLHRGEDRKTLSKTVKELEAESVAYVVSTAAGLTGALEQSADYIHCHAGDSEQLARSLQRIQKTASLLLEQLEAVPLEPLSEVA; via the coding sequence ATGAAAAGAGACGATGCTAAGAAACTGAGTGACGAAGCTTTGGAAGAACTTGCCGCGCAGCTTGCTGCTGGCAAGAGTGAGGAACTCACGAAGTTCCTCAAGACCATGAGCAGATTTCACAACTACTCGTTTGGAAACTGCATGCTCATTGCCAGGCAAATGCCGACCGCGACGAGGGTCGCTGGCTTTCGGGCTTGGCAAAAACTCAACCGCCAGGTTCGCAAAGGAGAAAAAGGGATCTGTATTTTGGCCCCCTTAGTCGGCAAGAAAAAAGCCGAGGATGGCAGTTCAGAGTCCGAGGTGTTTGGCTTTCGCGCCGTCCATGTCTTCGACGTGTCGCAGACGGACGGCAAGGAGTTGCCCGATATCCATAAAATTGAAGGGGATCCGGGAGAGAAGCTCTCCCGGCTTCACACCACAGCCATCGGTCTTGGGATTACACTCTCCTACGAGGAGGACTTGGGAGGTGCCGATGGTATTTCCCAAGGAGGGAGCATTGTACTTCTCTCCGGTCTTACTGCGGCAGCTGAGTTCAATACGCTCGCCCATGAGCTGGCCCATGAACTCTTGCACCGGGGAGAAGACCGTAAGACGCTATCGAAGACGGTGAAGGAACTTGAAGCGGAATCTGTCGCCTATGTGGTCTCCACGGCGGCTGGACTTACAGGAGCCCTGGAGCAGTCGGCTGATTACATCCACTGTCACGCTGGAGACTCGGAGCAACTTGCTAGGAGTTTACAACGGATTCAGAAGACCGCTTCGCTCTTGTTAGAGCAGTTAGAAGCGGTCCCACTGGAACCACTCTCGGAAGTCGCTTGA
- a CDS encoding Druantia anti-phage system protein DruA, which translates to MAKRANKNGGDSRQLRTIPLLTVEARLKRTLRRHLKSLGFTRSADGALAPPDTSKEGIRRLHAMQRAERIQQSQSFIDEKLPTLRKFFANGREIAPSRIMPRLELIEAGTEQSELFRLASLTWAVPVSQGYGRRMRFLVWDDHNGKLIGIFALGDPVFNLRVRDQLIGWDSHGRRERLVNVLDAFVLGAVPPYNMLLGGKLIASLIRTREVVDHFALRYRQTKGVISGRMKKASLVMVTTSSSLGRSSIYNRLKLDGQPYFENVGFTQGWGHFHIPDELFGEMREYLKRKKHKYAENHRFGQGPNWKMRAMRESIKLLGENPDILCHRIFRELYICELASNATKILRGEAVRPNYRGLQSAETVSDLAIDRWVAPRAARMREFRQWRRTQIDELFKPMFDSNGHRILEAPMEEIRRTYA; encoded by the coding sequence GTGGCGAAGCGCGCAAACAAGAATGGGGGCGATAGCCGTCAGTTACGGACCATTCCGTTGCTGACTGTCGAAGCGAGGCTCAAACGCACTCTTCGCCGGCATTTGAAGTCCCTAGGTTTCACTCGATCCGCAGACGGCGCTCTAGCGCCGCCAGACACCTCGAAGGAAGGTATCCGACGGCTTCATGCAATGCAGAGAGCCGAGCGAATTCAACAGTCCCAATCGTTCATCGATGAGAAACTCCCCACTCTTAGGAAATTCTTCGCGAATGGCCGTGAAATAGCTCCCTCTCGCATAATGCCCCGGCTCGAACTGATCGAGGCAGGTACGGAGCAATCGGAACTGTTTAGGCTCGCTAGTCTGACTTGGGCCGTTCCCGTTTCCCAGGGATATGGTCGCCGCATGCGATTCCTCGTATGGGACGACCATAACGGAAAGCTAATCGGGATCTTCGCTCTAGGAGATCCTGTATTCAATCTGAGGGTTCGCGATCAACTGATTGGATGGGATTCGCATGGACGGCGCGAACGACTTGTAAACGTCTTGGACGCCTTTGTTCTCGGAGCTGTGCCTCCGTATAACATGCTGCTCGGCGGCAAGCTAATCGCGAGCTTAATACGCACGCGCGAGGTGGTGGACCATTTTGCTTTGCGCTATCGGCAAACTAAAGGCGTCATTTCTGGTCGGATGAAGAAGGCCAGTCTTGTTATGGTTACTACTTCGTCTTCGCTGGGACGATCATCGATCTATAATCGCCTAAAACTAGATGGCCAACCCTATTTCGAGAACGTAGGCTTCACGCAGGGATGGGGGCATTTTCACATACCGGATGAGCTGTTCGGTGAGATGCGCGAGTATCTAAAGCGCAAGAAGCACAAGTACGCGGAGAACCACCGCTTCGGGCAAGGTCCCAACTGGAAAATGCGCGCCATGCGGGAGTCAATTAAACTCCTTGGTGAAAACCCTGACATTCTCTGCCATCGAATCTTCCGTGAGCTTTACATCTGCGAACTGGCGTCTAACGCGACGAAGATTCTCCGCGGCGAGGCGGTCAGGCCAAATTACCGCGGACTTCAATCGGCAGAGACAGTTTCCGACCTCGCGATCGATCGTTGGGTTGCTCCAAGGGCAGCTCGAATGCGTGAATTTAGGCAATGGCGAAGAACGCAGATCGATGAACTCTTCAAGCCGATGTTCGATTCTAACGGTCACCGCATTTTGGAAGCGCCCATGGAGGAGATTCGTAGGACTTACGCTTAA